The Ignavibacteriales bacterium DNA segment GCGGCATAATATCGTTTGCCTGGAATGTACTTTGGGGATACACTGCAATAAAAGCCTTTGCAGCCGATCGGGTTTTTGACGGTCTTATGGTTTCCAATTTTTTATGGTTCAGATTTTATCGCGGTAATTTTGAAAATGCCGAAAAGTTTGCCGAAGCTGATAACTTGATCGAGACCAATAATGCATTAAAATGGCTTCAAAATGAATTTACTGGTACAAAACCTTAATTTTTTTTCAGAAGTTTTTATCTTAAAAAAATTCTAATTAAATGTTATATTCATTTTTAAGAATTATAAAATATTATAGTTGCTTGCAGAAATTCCCTTATTTAAACACCAAATTGGAGATTAAATGAAGAATAAAGGTCTAATAATCGGTTTATCAATTGTCGGAGTAATATTGCTTGCAATATTTATGATGATCATGTGGGGAGTAGGCGTTTATAATAATATGGTCACGCTTAACGAATCTGTTACTAAAAGCTGGGGGCAGGTTGAAAACCAGTATCAGCGAAGAGCCGATCTAATTCCAAATCTTGTAAACACTGTTAAAGGTTATGCTGATTTTGAACAGAAAGTTTTGACTGATGTGATTGAAGCGCGCTCAAAAGTTAGTCAATTCAATATTACACCAGAAGTTTTGAATGATCCTGCTGCGTTTCAAAAATTTCAATCGCTTCAAGGAGAGTTGAGTGGCGCACTTTCAAGATTATTAGTTACAGTTGAAAATTATCCCAACCTAAAAGCAAACGAGGGATTCCTGAATCTACAGGCTCAGCTTGAGGGAACTGAAAATCGGATTACGGTTGAGCGAAAAAATTTCAATGAATCTGTACTAACTTATAATACCTCTATAAAGAAATTCCCTGCATCATTTTTAGCCGGAATGTTTGGCTTCAACGAGAAACAATATTTTAAATCTCAGGCAGGAAGTGAAAATGCACCCAAAGTTGATTTCGGTACTCGATGAGAATTTTGCTCTTCGTTCTTGTTAGTTCGTTAATAGTTTTTGCTCAGCCCAAAATCCCTGAACTTAAAATGTGGGCAACTGACCAGACAAAAACTCTAAAATCTGATGAACTTTCGAACTTAAACTCTCGCTTAAAAACGTACGAGGACACTACTTCAAATCAGTTGATTACTTTGATGATCGCCTCACTCGAGGGTTATCCAATTGAAGACTATTCTCACGAAGCTGCTTCAAAAAATAAAATTGGAACTGAAAAACACGACAATGGTGTTTTACTTCTTGTTGTTAAAGACGATAGAAAACTCCGCATTGAAGTTGGATATGGATTAGAAGGCGCACTGCCCGATGCTCTTGCAAGCTCAATTATCCGAAATGTCATTGTACCAAAGTTCAAAAACAATGAATACTATGCAGGCATTAGTGATGGCATCAATGCAATCATTGCAACAATTGCAGGCGAATATAAAGCTGAACCTGATGATGATTCTGACGGAGGCGGTTCAATTATTTTTACAGTCTTTGTAATTATATTTATTATTATTATTCTTTTTGGAAAATCAACCGGTGGAAAATCAGGCGGATTTTATTATGGTGGAAGTTCAGGAAGCGGCGGTTTTTCCAGCGGAGGATTTTCAAGCGGTGGATTTAGCGGAGGCGGTGGTTCATTCGGCGGAGGTGGTGCAAGTGGGAGCTGGTAAAAACTTTATAATTGGATTGAGTATGAAAAATTATATTCATATTTTTAGATTAAACAATTAGATAATTAAAATTATTATTGAAATAAGGAGAAAAAATGGCAATTAAAATAACTGAAGAATGTATCAACTGTGGTGCTTGTGAACCCGAATGCCCAAACACTGCTATTTACGAAGGTGGTGTTGAATGGGAATTAGCTGGTAAACATTATGGTGACGGTGCAGCGGCTCCATCAGGAGCAAATGGATTTTTTCAAGCGACTTTTTCTTTATTGTTCCTGATAAATGCACCGAATGCAAAGGCTTCCACGATGAGCCACAATGTGCGGCTGTATGTCCCGTTGATTGCTGCGTCCCGGATCCTAATCACGTTGAAGATGAAGAAACTTTACTAAAACGTAAAGAATATCTCGATTCCGTTGGTCGCTAAAATTTAGAATTTAGTTTTATTAATGCCCGGTAAAAAGAAGCCGGGCATTTTTTATTTCAATTCAGAGAAAATTCAACCCTCAATTTCTCACTTCTGATAAATTCTCAATAAATCATTCATTCTATCCTTCTTTTTTTCTAATAGTTCAATCTTTACACTTGACTTCTTCTGGTACGATTTTAGTCATTATTTGTGAAATATAATTTGAACAATTGGAGTTATAATGGCTTATAAAATAACTGAAGAATGTATCAACTGCGGTGCTTGCGAACCAGAATGCCCGAACAATTCAATATATGAAGGCGGCAATAACTGGGAAATAAATGGCGCTTCATTTGGCGAAAACGACGCTGCTCCTTCGGGTGCAACAGGTTTTTACTCGGGTGACTACTATTATATTGTTCCCGATAAATGCACAGAATGTCAAGGCTTTCACGATGAACCTCAATGTGTCAGCGTTTGTCCGGTTGATGCAGTTGTACATATAAATTAATATTTTTCGGGAGAATGGGGAATTTTTCAGGGGACCTTTCTAAATAGAACACGCAAAAAGGATGGGCATAAATAGTGCTCATCCTTTTTCGTTTTAAATACTTCGAGACTTTATCCTTTCTTTTTACTTGATTAAATTGTTCTTAAAATTTAATCAATTCCTTAAATGAAAATCGGTAAATATAAATTAAGTCTTTTTGTTAGCGGTTATTTTTCGTTAGACGGCGGCGCTATGTTTGGCATTATTCCTAAACCATTGTGGAGTAAAACAAATCCTACAGATGAGCAAAATCGAGTGAGACTTGCCACGAGGCATTTAATCCTTCAGTCTGATAACAGAAATATTATTATAGATACAGGAATGGGAAATAAATGGGATGATAAATCCAAAAGCATTTACAATATTGACTCAACTCATGAACTTGAACATGAACTTGAAGATGAACTTGAACTTGAACCTGAACTCAATAACATATCCGCAGCCTCCATCACTGATGTACTATTAACTCACCTTCATTTTGATCATACCGGTGGCTCAACAAAAATTGAAAACGGAAAATTGATTCCGACTTTTCCTAATGCAAAATACTATGTGCAGAAAAAAAATTATGATTGGGCAGTCAATCCATCCGATAGGGATAAGGGCAGCTACATAAAAGAGAATTTTGAACCTTTAATGAAGGAAGGCGTTCTCCATTTTATTAATGGCGAAGAGCAGTTTGATGATGAAATTAGTTTCATACTCGTAAATGGTCATACTTTTTATCAACAGCTTATAAAAATATCTGATGGCGACAATACTTTTCTCTTTGTATGCGATTTGCTGCCTTTTGCATCTCACATTCCCTTGCCATATATAATGGGCTACGACCTTCAACCGCTGGTGACGTTAAATGAAAAGAAAATAATATTAAAGCAGGCGGTGGATGAAAATTGGAAATTATTTTTCTACCATGATCCCGAAATTGCGTATGCGACTTTAATGCAAACTGATAAAGGCATTCGAGTGCAAGAAAAGTTCTCTGCTTTATGAGCATAAAAAATGATTTCTACAAAGTCTGTTCTATAAAAGAACTAAAAGAGGAAGTTGGCAAAAGATTTTTAGTCAACGATATTGATATCGCCGTGTTCAAAATAAAAGATGAAGTGTTTGCTGTTTCAAATAACTGCCCCCATCAGCATACACAAATGATTTATGATGGACTGATAGAGGATAATTGTGTCGTTTGCCCGGCGCATGGCTGGATGTTCGATTTGAAAACCGGATGTCTGCCAACAGGCGCAAAAGGATTGAGAACTTTCCCCGTTATCATTTCTGGCGATGATGTTTTTGTTAAAGTGGATCGGAAAGAATTAAACTGGTGAATGAAAATATCTCCCCCTTGCTGCCCGATCGTGTTACAAATGATGTTGTTATCAGCAAAGCTAAATCATTGGGCTTTAGTTTAGTTGGTTTTGCAGAAGTGGAATTGCTCACTAACGAAATTACAAACCTAAATGACTGGCTGAATCAAAATCATCAAGCTGGAATGAATTACATGCAAAAAAATTCTGATAAGCGTGAAGACATTTCTAAAATACTTCCTGATGCCAAAAGCGTTATTTCTCTCGGTATGAATTACTACACGAATAATCTGCATTCAAACCAAAAGGGGATGGGAAAAGTATCGCGCTACGCCTGGGGAAAGGATTATCATCTCATTATCTGGGAAAAGCTGAATGAGTTTGAAAATTACCTTCAACAAATTGATAAAAAATTCAACTCTAAATCCTATGTTGATACTGGTCCTGTTATGGATAAAGCCTGGGCTGTTCGTTCCGGCATTGGATGGATGGGGAAGCACTCAAACATTATCAATCGTGAATATGGCAGTTGGTTCTTCATCGCAAATATAATTTGTAATCAGGAATTTATTTACTCGGAGCCGATACCTGATTTCTGCGGCGAGTGCACTGCCTGCATTGATGCCTGTCCCACCGATGCAATCATTCAGAATTATGTTGTGGATGCGAACAAATGTATTTCATATTTAACCATTGAAAATAAAGGCAGCATTGATACATCTTTCAAAGATAAATTTGATAACTGGCTTTTCGGATGTGATATTTGTCAGGATGTTTGTCCGTGGAATATTAAATTTGCTCAGGAAACTTCTTTAAAAGAATTTCAACCCGCAGATGGCAACGGAGAAATAGAATTGAATAGCATTTTGGAAATGAGCGAAGAAGATTTTAAAAAAAGATTTTCAAGCAGCCCGATAAGTCGTGCAAAGCTAAAAGGACTAAAACGTAATGCTGAATTTTTAAACGATATATAAAAATCTTTTTAATAATGATTTGAAACTATAAACATTAATTTGAATCTAACCATCAATCATAAAAAATATTTTAATCATCAGGAGAAATAATGTCGAACAATCATCACAAAGTAATAATAATTGGTTCGGGTCCATCAGGTTTTACAGCCGCCTTATATACGGCACGCGCCGAATTAAAGCCCGTAGTTTTTGAAGGAATGCAGCCCGGCGGACAGTTAACTATTACAACCGAAGTTGAAAACTATCCCGGCTTCGAAAAAGGAATTATGGGTCCGGAACTTATGGACGTTATGCGTAAGCAAGCCCACCGCTTTGGTGCAGTTAGTATCTATAAAGAAGTAACATCAGTGGATTTTTCAAGACGACCTTTCGTAATCAAAACTTACGATGATCTCTATACTGCCGATTCGGTTATTGTTTCAACGGGTGCTTCTGCAAGACTGCTTGGATTGGAAAGTGAAACAAAATATATGGGCTATGGTGTTTCTGCCTGTGCTACGTGTGATGGATTTTTCTTTAAAGGATTAAAAGTAATTGTTGTAGGTGGTGGTGATACTGCAATGGAGGAGGCTAACTTCCTCACAAAGTTTGCAAGCGAAGTGACTATCATTCACAGGCGTAATGAATTCCGCGCATCAAAAATTATGTATGATCGTGCAAAGAAAAATTCCAAAATAAAATTGCTCACCAACGAAGTGGTTAAAGAAGTACTTGGCAAAGAAGAAAACGGCAAGAAAGTGATGACGGGAGTTCTTCTCGAAGACACGAAAGATCACGCTACCACCACCCTCGAAGCAGATGGATTGTTCATCGGTATCGGACATAAACCAAACACGGAATTATTTAAGGGGGTGCTTGATATGGATGAGAACGGTTACCTGAAAGTTCAGCCCGGCTCGACTTATACAAACATTCCAGGTGTCTTTGCCGCCGGAGATGTCGCTGACCATAAATATCGCCAAGCCGTCACCGCCGCCGGTACAGGCTGCATGGCTGCCCTCGATTGCGAGCGCTGGCTGGAAGCACAAGAAGCTTAAATATTTTTGGAATCAACTTCCAATTGCATTGTCATTGAAGGAATTGGTATTGGTGAAAATAGAATTGAATTCCAAGGCTGTTCAGAAATGGACAGCCTTTTTTACTTTTTAATTGACAACTTTAATAAATTTCTTTAAGTTGTGATCAGTCTTATAATCATTGCGATTATCTGAATTATTTTGTTTCTTAATTAACCCAATCATCATCAATTAAAGGAGTCTTTATATGAGGTATAATATTCAGTTTAACCTGCGGACAGTTTTTTATGTCCTCTTTCTGTTTCTCTTGCTTCCGATATTCTCAATTGCACAGACAACACAATTACCATATCACATCAAACCATATTCAATGGAGTCTGGAGTGTTTAATGGTAATTTCGAGATCGAGGCTACTGAGAATATTGCATTTGATGGCGTTGTGCAAGTTGCAGATGCCCCCTGGTTAAAATTGACATTTAGTAGTGCCAATCTTGGTGAAGATAGTTATTTAATACTTCGTTCCGTACTGGATGGCAAGTGGCAAAGACTCAATGCTGTTGCTTTAGAGCAGTGGCAAAACTCAAGCGCATTTTTTAATGGGGATGCTGTTGAAATAGAATTACATGTTGCCGATGATGATAAAGGTGTGTACGTGAACATCGCCGATATCATAGTTGGTGAACAGGTACAGGAATATGGTGTAGAAAGTCAATGCGGTCCCACAGATGATCGAGTAGCTTCTTCAGATGATAGAGCCTGCAGATTATTAAATATTGGATGTACAGCGTGGTTGATCACTAATGGAAAACTTGTTTCGGCAGGACATTGTGTGTCTTCAAATTCATTGTTAAATACTCTTGAATTTAATGTTCCTCCTTCCTTAGCAAATGGAACATTGCAGCATCCCGGGCCTGAAGATCAATATGCAGTAAACACTGCTACAAAAGTTTTTTCAAATGGTGGAATTGGAAATGATTGGGGAGTATTTGAAGCTTTTCCGAATTCAAATACAGGTTTAACACCATTGCAGGCACAAGGTGTAGCTTTCACCGTTGTTCAAAATTTGGGACCGAGCACAATTAGAATAACCGGTTATGGAGTTGATGGTGGCACAGCAAATCAAACGCAGCAAACATCAATAGGGCCAAACGCCGGTTCATCAGGAACTACCATGCGATATGTGTGCGATACTGAAGGTGGTAATTCCGGCAGTCCCATAATTGATGAAGCTACCGGCAATTCGGTGGGGGTTCATACAAATGGTGGGTGTACGACAGGTGGTTCCGGCAGTAACTCTGGCACGAGTGCTTTTAATACTGCTTTCTGGAATGCGCTTAATGCAGGCAGTACTAATCCAAATGTAACTTGTACTATCACACTCAATCCCACATCAGGGAATGGAACACTCGCTTACACTATGTCCATCACAAACAACGAAGCCACAAATCAAGCTGCTACCGTTTGGGTAGTGGTAACAGGACCAAATGGATTTAACCAGACAATTTTCAATCGGACTATGAACCTGAAGTCGAACAGAACACTGAATAGATCTAGAAATTATACTATCCCTGTTTCTGATCTCGGAGCATTTACATTTACTATAAATGTTGGAACTAATCCAACTCCTATCTGGGATACGGATGCGAAGATTTATACTAAAACATCTCTTGAAAAACAGATTGTTGAATCAGCAGAAAACTTAACTTCAAATCCTGAAAACATGACATTGATCGGTAATTACCCCAACCCTTTCAACCCGACAACAAACATTAAATATGCCTTAAACGAAGACGCAAGTGTTTCAATTAAGATATACAATTCTTTGGGGCAGGAAGTTGCAACACTCGTTGATGGCTTTGCATCAGCAGGTTATTACGAGGCTGTTTGGGATGGAAGAAATGAATTTGGTGATCTGGTCTCCAGCGGAATTTATTTTTATAGAATGACCACAGGCAATTTTGTACAAGTTAAAAAGATGTTACTGAATAAATAGTTCCATCTTAAAAAAGAGGTCGTCTTTTCAAAAGATGACATCTTTGATTTTTGACAAAGGCTGTTCAGCAATGGGCAGCCTTTTTTATTAGTTGACAATAGCAATTTTTATCCTTAAGTTACAAACAAAAATATTTAGGGATAAAAAAAATGACAGTAATAAATCTTCTGTTCAAAAATTCTCGGCCCCTAAAGTATTTTATCTTTAGTCTTAGTTGTGTTGTTTTTGCAGTGATGTTGACAAGCTGCGAGCAAAACCCCACCGCCCCAAATGAACCGCCCAAACCCCCCGGCTACCAGGAAGATATTTACTGGCCCAGCCTTGCCGATAGCCCCTGGCCTATGAACCATCACGATCCGCAGAATACGGGGAGGAGTAAAATCAGTGGTTTCATAGTTGGTAACATATTGGCAGAATTAGAGGAATATTTTATTCAAACCGGTATTTCG contains these protein-coding regions:
- a CDS encoding LemA family protein, coding for MKNKGLIIGLSIVGVILLAIFMMIMWGVGVYNNMVTLNESVTKSWGQVENQYQRRADLIPNLVNTVKGYADFEQKVLTDVIEARSKVSQFNITPEVLNDPAAFQKFQSLQGELSGALSRLLVTVENYPNLKANEGFLNLQAQLEGTENRITVERKNFNESVLTYNTSIKKFPASFLAGMFGFNEKQYFKSQAGSENAPKVDFGTR
- a CDS encoding TPM domain-containing protein, which produces MRILLFVLVSSLIVFAQPKIPELKMWATDQTKTLKSDELSNLNSRLKTYEDTTSNQLITLMIASLEGYPIEDYSHEAASKNKIGTEKHDNGVLLLVVKDDRKLRIEVGYGLEGALPDALASSIIRNVIVPKFKNNEYYAGISDGINAIIATIAGEYKAEPDDDSDGGGSIIFTVFVIIFIIIILFGKSTGGKSGGFYYGGSSGSGGFSSGGFSSGGFSGGGGSFGGGGASGSW
- a CDS encoding 4Fe-4S dicluster domain-containing protein; its protein translation is MAYKITEECINCGACEPECPNNSIYEGGNNWEINGASFGENDAAPSGATGFYSGDYYYIVPDKCTECQGFHDEPQCVSVCPVDAVVHIN
- a CDS encoding MBL fold metallo-hydrolase — its product is MKIGKYKLSLFVSGYFSLDGGAMFGIIPKPLWSKTNPTDEQNRVRLATRHLILQSDNRNIIIDTGMGNKWDDKSKSIYNIDSTHELEHELEDELELEPELNNISAASITDVLLTHLHFDHTGGSTKIENGKLIPTFPNAKYYVQKKNYDWAVNPSDRDKGSYIKENFEPLMKEGVLHFINGEEQFDDEISFILVNGHTFYQQLIKISDGDNTFLFVCDLLPFASHIPLPYIMGYDLQPLVTLNEKKIILKQAVDENWKLFFYHDPEIAYATLMQTDKGIRVQEKFSAL
- a CDS encoding nitrite reductase (NAD(P)H) small subunit, with product MSIKNDFYKVCSIKELKEEVGKRFLVNDIDIAVFKIKDEVFAVSNNCPHQHTQMIYDGLIEDNCVVCPAHGWMFDLKTGCLPTGAKGLRTFPVIISGDDVFVKVDRKELNW
- the queG gene encoding tRNA epoxyqueuosine(34) reductase QueG; the protein is MPDRVTNDVVISKAKSLGFSLVGFAEVELLTNEITNLNDWLNQNHQAGMNYMQKNSDKREDISKILPDAKSVISLGMNYYTNNLHSNQKGMGKVSRYAWGKDYHLIIWEKLNEFENYLQQIDKKFNSKSYVDTGPVMDKAWAVRSGIGWMGKHSNIINREYGSWFFIANIICNQEFIYSEPIPDFCGECTACIDACPTDAIIQNYVVDANKCISYLTIENKGSIDTSFKDKFDNWLFGCDICQDVCPWNIKFAQETSLKEFQPADGNGEIELNSILEMSEEDFKKRFSSSPISRAKLKGLKRNAEFLNDI
- the trxB gene encoding thioredoxin-disulfide reductase — protein: MSNNHHKVIIIGSGPSGFTAALYTARAELKPVVFEGMQPGGQLTITTEVENYPGFEKGIMGPELMDVMRKQAHRFGAVSIYKEVTSVDFSRRPFVIKTYDDLYTADSVIVSTGASARLLGLESETKYMGYGVSACATCDGFFFKGLKVIVVGGGDTAMEEANFLTKFASEVTIIHRRNEFRASKIMYDRAKKNSKIKLLTNEVVKEVLGKEENGKKVMTGVLLEDTKDHATTTLEADGLFIGIGHKPNTELFKGVLDMDENGYLKVQPGSTYTNIPGVFAAGDVADHKYRQAVTAAGTGCMAALDCERWLEAQEA
- a CDS encoding T9SS type A sorting domain-containing protein; the encoded protein is MRYNIQFNLRTVFYVLFLFLLLPIFSIAQTTQLPYHIKPYSMESGVFNGNFEIEATENIAFDGVVQVADAPWLKLTFSSANLGEDSYLILRSVLDGKWQRLNAVALEQWQNSSAFFNGDAVEIELHVADDDKGVYVNIADIIVGEQVQEYGVESQCGPTDDRVASSDDRACRLLNIGCTAWLITNGKLVSAGHCVSSNSLLNTLEFNVPPSLANGTLQHPGPEDQYAVNTATKVFSNGGIGNDWGVFEAFPNSNTGLTPLQAQGVAFTVVQNLGPSTIRITGYGVDGGTANQTQQTSIGPNAGSSGTTMRYVCDTEGGNSGSPIIDEATGNSVGVHTNGGCTTGGSGSNSGTSAFNTAFWNALNAGSTNPNVTCTITLNPTSGNGTLAYTMSITNNEATNQAATVWVVVTGPNGFNQTIFNRTMNLKSNRTLNRSRNYTIPVSDLGAFTFTINVGTNPTPIWDTDAKIYTKTSLEKQIVESAENLTSNPENMTLIGNYPNPFNPTTNIKYALNEDASVSIKIYNSLGQEVATLVDGFASAGYYEAVWDGRNEFGDLVSSGIYFYRMTTGNFVQVKKMLLNK